In Bacillus cytotoxicus NVH 391-98, the following are encoded in one genomic region:
- a CDS encoding MFS transporter codes for MGSRQKMGRFITVLATFLAFSGIGVVDPILPIIAEKIGATHWQVEMLFTAYILTMAIMMLPAGIFASRFGDKRMMTIGLAIVTVFAFTCAISQTIAQLSLFRAGWGLGNAMFFATAMTLLIALSQEVHEAVGLYEAAIGFGMAGGPLLGGILGGYSWRYPFFATSFFIFLAFILVFFFVKEPERKTKRKAAGVGELLNLVKYKPFMQGAISGMLYYYGFFVVLAYSPLIMHVSAIQLGFVFCGWGLALAYGSAILAHKLEGKYEPKALLRFSLFVFAILLVALFFVQIMWLQIVFIVLSGLASGLNNALYTSYVMDISPYERSITSGVYNFVRWLGGAIAPILSGIIGHAISPQSPFLVGGIVVLVGCVMIFIPVRQSAEIETKALS; via the coding sequence ATGGGGAGTAGACAGAAAATGGGAAGATTCATTACAGTATTGGCTACATTCTTGGCTTTCTCAGGTATTGGGGTTGTCGACCCTATTTTGCCAATTATAGCTGAGAAAATTGGTGCCACACATTGGCAAGTAGAAATGCTGTTTACAGCGTATATTTTAACGATGGCAATTATGATGTTACCAGCAGGAATCTTTGCTTCCAGATTTGGAGATAAGCGAATGATGACAATTGGTCTTGCGATTGTAACTGTTTTTGCATTTACATGTGCTATATCACAAACAATTGCGCAATTATCTCTTTTCCGTGCAGGATGGGGACTAGGGAACGCGATGTTTTTTGCAACAGCAATGACATTATTGATTGCTCTAAGTCAAGAAGTTCATGAGGCAGTCGGTTTATATGAGGCAGCAATTGGTTTCGGTATGGCTGGCGGACCGTTATTAGGTGGTATATTAGGCGGATATTCATGGCGTTACCCATTTTTTGCAACGAGCTTTTTCATTTTCTTAGCATTTATTTTAGTATTCTTTTTTGTAAAAGAGCCGGAGCGAAAAACGAAGCGTAAGGCAGCTGGTGTAGGAGAATTACTTAACTTAGTAAAATATAAACCATTTATGCAAGGTGCGATTTCAGGTATGTTATATTACTATGGTTTCTTCGTTGTGCTAGCGTATTCACCACTTATTATGCATGTATCAGCAATCCAACTTGGATTTGTATTTTGCGGATGGGGGTTAGCATTAGCATATGGTTCTGCGATATTAGCTCATAAATTAGAAGGGAAATATGAACCGAAGGCATTGCTACGTTTCAGCTTATTTGTATTTGCCATCCTATTAGTTGCATTATTCTTTGTTCAAATCATGTGGTTACAAATTGTTTTCATTGTTTTATCTGGATTAGCATCTGGCTTAAATAACGCTCTATACACAAGCTATGTGATGGATATTTCACCTTATGAAAGATCGATTACATCGGGTGTGTATAACTTTGTGCGCTGGTTAGGCGGAGCAATTGCTCCTATTTTATCGGGAATTATTGGTCATGCAATTTCACCACAGAGTCCGTTTTTAGTAGGTGGAATCGTTGTTTTAGTTGGATGTGTTATGATTTTTATTCCAGTTCGTCAATCAGCAGAAATAGAGACAAAGGCCCTTTCTTAA